The following coding sequences lie in one Syngnathoides biaculeatus isolate LvHL_M chromosome 16, ASM1980259v1, whole genome shotgun sequence genomic window:
- the eef2kmt gene encoding protein-lysine N-methyltransferase EEF2KMT, producing the protein MEREQLKLKRGSRNHDRGEILNNFKSCFFATSRLVSFPWTVLERDLERSKSSNVILDILKQTCLHSLCRKFPPSPRYRKCFLSELIRRMESAGCEPLDELYEALAEVVAAQEMAEGYRTYFLSSWDAVTLLENVALISEGTTGLVTWEAALYLAEWALAHPQTFAGRNVLELGSGAGLTGIAVCRLCGPSSYIFSDCHQSVLQRLRDNLSINGLNDNTTNTKTSVSVEELDWTNVTEERLNDISADVVIAADVVYDPDVVVVLVQLLSKILRQRGRCVPAEVFICSTVRNPRTYSGFKHNLSDAGIVHRVMSGAVKHVFEYSRESEIELVQLFASQ; encoded by the exons ATGGAACGTGAGCAGTTAAAATTAAAGCGTGGCTCAAGAAATCATGACAGAGGGGagattttaaataatttcaagTCGTGTTTTTTCGCTACAAGTCGCCTCGTTTCATTCCCCTGGACG GTTTTAGAAAGGGACCTTGAACGCAGCAAATCCTCGAATGTCATTTTAGATATCCTCAAACAG ACGTGTCTTCACTCGCTTTGCCGGAAATTTCCGCCATCGCCGCGGTAtaggaaatgttttctttccgAGCTCATTAGACGC ATGGAAAGTGCAGGGTGCGAACCTCTGGATGAGCTCTACGAAGCTCTGGCGGAGGTAGTGGCAGCTCAAGAGATGGCAGAGGGATACCGGACCTACTTCTTG TCATCCTGGGACGCAGTCACTTTGTTGGAGAATGTGGCTTTGATCTCTGAAGGGACGACCGGTCTGGTGACATGGGAGGCGGCCCTCTACCTGGCCGAGTGGGCCTTGGCCCATCCACAGACCTTTGCCGGAAG GAATGTTCTGGAGCTGGGCAGTGGTGCGGGTCTGACTGGCATTGCCGTGTGTCGCTTGTGTGGACCGTCCTCGTACATCTTCAGTGACTGTCACCAAAGTGTCCTGCAGAGGCTCAGAGACAACCTGAGCATCAATGGACTCAACGACAACACAACCAACACCAAGACTAGCGTCAGTGTAGAAGAACTCGACTGGACGAACGTGACTGAGGAACGATTGAATGACATCAGTGCAGACGTGGTCATAGCAGCAG atGTTGTGTACGATCCCGACGTGGTTGTGGTTCTGGTCCAGCTTCTGTCCAAGATCCTGAGGCAGCGTGGTCGTTGTGTTCCCGCCGAGGTTTTCATCTGCTCCACCGTGAGGAACCCGCGGACGTACTCTGGCTTCAAGCACAATCTGA GTGATGCTGGGATTGTCCACCGGGTGATGAGCGGAGCTGTCAAGCATGTCTTTGAGTACAGTAGAGAATCAGAAATAGAGCTCGTCCAATTGTTTGCGTCTCaataa